Proteins from a genomic interval of Rhodothermales bacterium:
- a CDS encoding carbohydrate binding family 9 domain-containing protein, producing the protein MTRAALMLAVLLLGTSADSRAQDAFSIEATQIQNAPRVDGHLDDPVWSGIDPVENFVQRWPEEGAEPTERTWVKVAYDRDNLYFAFQFSDANPELIRAKNMERGGRNDRDDHAYIGLDTFLDGRNAYLFEMNALGTQDDALIADEHMTIDSYSWDAVFESETVIDENGWSMEVRIPFRQLRFPDGEELTFGLFMRRTVNRKNEIQNWPLVPLTYGSGYSDDLKTVSRYGRLTGIRNIRRGRNVEVKPYVITGGQTRRPDLSIEDTDSEFSYDAGFDVKYGITSNLSLDLTVNTDFAQVEADNTQLNLTRFSLFFPEKREFFLERSGIFEHGDSRQTQTFFSRRIGVFESILLGGRLTGQVGRFNVGLINIETGPDEGTIADKLGRAFGAESANNAVARIQTNFGRRGSVGAIVTSRAQGDAWNRAVGLDARQRFGSASSADVWYTRVTDADPSNEDWAGSVAVNLRNDLYGASLSYTSVGENYRPALGFVRRRDMRRTVATGTYSPLFEDGPFRQATFHTMGIHYDGQDGNLQSWLSLVSMTLTSRARMSVNVSGSREFDRLTGSFFIRPDAEISADDYYFTRVSSRVNTDPGKKLSGSASVSAGGFYGGHRTDWSVGAGWRQSKHLTLGGSIRNSIVRLPVDNGDFSATTVSVDVLASVSRKLFSKALIQYDNFSRNVSANVRINWIHTPGSDLFLVFNTSYHLAEDGEVLFDPRADILMNSRVGVAKLTYLVLL; encoded by the coding sequence ATGACACGAGCGGCGCTGATGCTGGCCGTCCTCCTTCTTGGGACCTCTGCGGACTCCCGGGCTCAGGACGCATTCTCCATAGAGGCCACCCAAATCCAGAATGCGCCTCGCGTGGACGGTCATCTGGATGACCCGGTCTGGTCCGGTATCGACCCGGTCGAAAACTTTGTGCAACGCTGGCCAGAAGAAGGCGCTGAACCAACCGAGCGAACGTGGGTGAAGGTGGCCTACGACCGGGACAACCTGTACTTCGCCTTTCAATTCTCTGACGCGAACCCCGAGTTGATCCGCGCCAAGAACATGGAGCGTGGTGGGCGCAACGATCGTGATGACCACGCCTACATCGGGCTGGACACGTTTCTGGATGGCCGGAACGCCTACCTGTTTGAGATGAACGCATTGGGTACCCAGGACGACGCGCTCATCGCCGACGAGCATATGACAATCGATTCCTACAGCTGGGACGCGGTGTTCGAATCCGAGACGGTCATCGACGAAAACGGCTGGTCGATGGAAGTCAGGATTCCGTTCCGGCAGCTACGGTTTCCGGATGGCGAAGAACTCACATTCGGCCTGTTCATGCGGCGCACCGTGAACCGGAAGAACGAGATCCAGAATTGGCCTTTGGTGCCGCTGACCTACGGGTCCGGATACTCCGACGACCTGAAGACGGTGTCGCGCTATGGACGACTCACAGGGATCAGAAATATTCGCCGCGGCCGGAATGTTGAGGTCAAGCCGTACGTTATCACGGGCGGCCAAACGCGCCGCCCGGACCTGTCTATCGAGGACACGGACAGCGAGTTCTCGTACGATGCCGGGTTTGATGTCAAGTACGGTATAACGTCCAATCTCTCCCTGGACCTGACCGTCAACACGGACTTCGCGCAGGTGGAAGCGGACAACACGCAGCTGAACCTCACGCGATTCAGCCTCTTTTTTCCTGAGAAGCGGGAGTTCTTCCTGGAGCGCTCGGGCATCTTCGAGCACGGTGACTCGAGGCAAACCCAGACCTTCTTTTCGCGGCGTATTGGAGTGTTTGAGTCGATCCTGTTGGGAGGTCGCCTGACGGGCCAGGTGGGTCGCTTCAACGTGGGGCTCATCAACATCGAGACAGGGCCGGATGAAGGCACCATCGCGGACAAGCTCGGCCGAGCGTTCGGGGCCGAATCGGCCAACAACGCGGTAGCCCGCATCCAGACCAATTTTGGCCGACGGGGGTCCGTGGGAGCCATCGTGACCAGTCGGGCGCAGGGCGATGCGTGGAATCGGGCTGTCGGACTGGACGCTCGGCAGCGGTTCGGGTCGGCGAGCAGCGCTGATGTGTGGTATACCCGCGTGACGGACGCAGACCCGTCCAACGAGGACTGGGCAGGAAGCGTCGCCGTGAACCTCCGCAACGATCTGTACGGAGCGAGCCTGTCCTACACGAGCGTGGGGGAGAACTACCGGCCGGCGCTCGGCTTCGTCCGGCGACGGGATATGCGTCGCACCGTGGCGACGGGCACCTACTCACCCCTGTTTGAGGACGGTCCGTTCCGTCAGGCCACGTTTCACACCATGGGAATTCACTACGACGGGCAGGACGGCAATCTCCAGTCGTGGCTGTCGCTGGTGTCGATGACCTTGACATCGCGAGCCCGCATGTCCGTCAATGTCTCCGGGTCCCGGGAATTTGACCGATTGACCGGGTCGTTCTTCATCCGTCCCGATGCCGAGATAAGCGCGGATGACTACTACTTCACCCGGGTCAGTTCGAGGGTGAACACAGACCCCGGCAAGAAGCTGTCGGGGAGTGCGTCGGTCTCGGCCGGCGGCTTCTACGGGGGGCACCGCACGGACTGGTCGGTGGGCGCAGGGTGGCGTCAGTCAAAACACCTGACGCTCGGGGGAAGTATTCGAAACAGCATCGTGCGCCTTCCTGTCGACAATGGAGATTTCAGCGCCACCACCGTGTCGGTGGATGTCCTTGCCAGCGTGAGCCGAAAGCTCTTTTCCAAGGCGCTGATCCAGTATGACAACTTCTCCCGGAACGTCAGCGCAAACGTTCGGATAAACTGGATTCATACCCCTGGCTCGGACCTCTTCCTGGTCTTCAACACCTCGTACCACCTGGCCGAAGATGGGGAGGTGCTGTTTGATCCGCGTGCGGACATCCTGATGAACAGCCGAGTCGGCGTGGCCAAACTGACCTACCTGGTGTTGCTCTAG
- a CDS encoding VOC family protein — translation MAVDGVTPVLNVSDIAQSFAFFELFDWERSFTWNQEGLIGDGPEAATENEHGKAGFGGVRQGKTTIFLCVDCQGSKGTRMPSCPGADDTDGVWMTWWVTSRSEVDRYHEIAVENGCVVTWPPTDEPWGVREFHLRHPDGHMFRVSCGLGE, via the coding sequence ATGGCTGTAGACGGAGTCACGCCTGTACTGAACGTGAGCGACATCGCGCAGAGCTTTGCCTTCTTCGAACTGTTCGACTGGGAACGCTCCTTCACCTGGAATCAGGAAGGCCTGATTGGAGACGGACCGGAAGCGGCGACTGAAAACGAGCACGGAAAGGCAGGATTCGGCGGAGTGCGACAGGGCAAGACCACCATCTTCCTGTGCGTGGACTGCCAGGGATCCAAGGGTACGCGCATGCCGTCCTGCCCCGGAGCGGACGACACCGACGGCGTGTGGATGACCTGGTGGGTCACCTCGCGATCTGAGGTGGACCGCTATCACGAGATTGCCGTGGAGAACGGCTGTGTCGTGACGTGGCCTCCGACGGACGAGCCGTGGGGCGTGCGGGAATTCCACCTGCGGCACCCCGATGGGCACATGTTCAGAGTCAGCTGCGGGCTCGGGGAGTAG
- a CDS encoding SUMF1/EgtB/PvdO family nonheme iron enzyme, which translates to MRRLVLTLFTAALLTGCASLKESRRAERIGIEWVTIPGERFVMGDTAMIENPDALPLHEVDLTPYALTRYETTYHQYDAFARATERRMPGDVDGVRGDRAVVDVDWEDASAFCAWIGGRLPSEAEWEFAAGGGVDKQVWAGTNDEAEAGDYVRYRGNANAHPAQVGRKKPNQFGLYDMSGNVSEWIGAYYQYYPEPGEEPSRYDLETFDIRILRGGDFTMELEVARTYWRAGTLKDVRSNAIGFRCARDLD; encoded by the coding sequence ATGCGCCGACTAGTTCTGACCCTGTTCACCGCCGCCCTGCTTACCGGCTGCGCTTCCCTGAAGGAATCCCGCAGAGCCGAACGCATCGGCATCGAGTGGGTGACCATTCCTGGCGAGCGCTTCGTGATGGGCGACACGGCGATGATCGAGAACCCGGACGCCCTGCCGCTTCATGAGGTGGATCTCACCCCCTATGCCTTGACCCGTTACGAGACCACGTATCATCAATACGACGCCTTTGCACGAGCCACCGAACGCAGGATGCCCGGAGACGTGGACGGCGTGCGGGGAGATCGCGCGGTGGTTGATGTGGACTGGGAGGACGCCAGCGCATTCTGCGCCTGGATAGGGGGCCGTCTGCCCAGCGAAGCCGAATGGGAATTCGCGGCCGGCGGAGGCGTGGATAAGCAAGTCTGGGCCGGCACGAACGATGAGGCCGAGGCCGGCGACTACGTGCGCTATCGGGGGAACGCCAATGCCCACCCCGCACAGGTCGGCCGCAAGAAGCCCAACCAGTTCGGGCTGTACGACATGAGTGGAAACGTGTCCGAATGGATCGGTGCCTACTATCAGTACTATCCCGAGCCTGGTGAAGAGCCGTCGCGCTACGATCTCGAGACGTTCGATATTCGCATTCTTCGCGGCGGCGACTTTACCATGGAACTGGAAGTGGCGCGCACCTACTGGCGCGCCGGCACACTCAAAGACGTGCGCAGCAACGCAATCGGCTTTCGCTGCGCCCGAGATCTGGACTGA
- a CDS encoding T9SS type A sorting domain-containing protein, with amino-acid sequence MRALWLLAALAWASTAVAQSDRWTATGGPAGGTVRAVYAWPERGTAVVTLTGAHSYVSDDELRSWRYLTNGRYFGFAGADTVASASPPQYSVDGGTTWIEAPLPDSVSGRSVAIHRETGRAVLVSNDGIWSWRLGEAAYAFTRTNGMRWASAAGSVVIVSPANSGLNLAMSEDGGVTWETVALGSSATPRGHARIAAGQVWMVGSHNNRTGLFTSPDQGRTWSLHGWLPCFADDLLAVIGDQAVLSSRATLYSRPLSGGPCEEQINLSERTYLTGVRSSGHPGQASVLGAIRLMAARSNLHVSRDQGANWEIATLEGIGSPSVTALFPEPRTGTWWAGTASDGLYRSDDGGISWTSMGFRGEPNLSAITTAGSPDEVWLGTTASGLHRSTDGGRTWTLLPNPELGGSIPHGFIDNLAYNAAIGDVLTTWSLWDVFSSQDGQFFSALGVPAGSRIDPPIWGTHLSQSGALYVSMLYPLANDWEILRWPTPASSTYESVGGKLPAAAEQILESAGGALFAGIAFPFDRSLGPAGVYRLDLPDTTWRAVLPDVNPVEIVETPDGAIWVASWEGVFRSADGFLFEPADAGLPDCTETLTYDAFWRELLAGTCRGVYSIAIPSTIRVDPDPIAPARLSLFPNPAAEHATLLLDHPGGELTVHVFDVLGRRLSHSRSWQGAGEVRHPIDLADFPDGVYYVQTESAGAVSVVAGVVVR; translated from the coding sequence ATGCGCGCCCTCTGGTTGCTGGCGGCCCTGGCCTGGGCATCCACCGCCGTGGCCCAGAGTGACCGCTGGACGGCCACCGGTGGTCCGGCCGGCGGAACCGTTCGCGCCGTGTACGCCTGGCCGGAACGCGGCACGGCGGTAGTCACATTGACCGGGGCGCACTCCTACGTGAGTGACGACGAGCTTCGGTCATGGCGCTACCTGACAAACGGCAGGTACTTCGGATTTGCCGGTGCCGACACCGTGGCGTCCGCCAGCCCGCCACAGTATTCGGTCGATGGGGGGACGACATGGATTGAGGCGCCCTTGCCAGATTCCGTGTCCGGCCGCTCGGTGGCCATCCACCGAGAGACCGGTCGTGCCGTGCTCGTGTCGAATGACGGAATCTGGAGCTGGCGACTTGGGGAAGCGGCATACGCGTTCACCCGCACCAACGGAATGCGCTGGGCGTCCGCGGCAGGCTCCGTTGTAATTGTCTCACCCGCCAACTCCGGTCTCAACCTTGCCATGTCGGAGGACGGCGGAGTCACCTGGGAGACGGTAGCCCTGGGGTCATCCGCTACGCCGCGCGGTCACGCCCGAATCGCTGCAGGGCAGGTTTGGATGGTCGGAAGCCACAACAACCGGACGGGGTTGTTCACGTCCCCGGATCAGGGACGCACATGGTCCCTGCACGGCTGGCTGCCCTGCTTTGCGGATGACCTCTTGGCAGTAATCGGCGATCAGGCAGTCCTGAGCAGCAGAGCGACGCTGTATAGCCGTCCTCTGTCCGGCGGCCCATGCGAGGAGCAGATCAACCTCTCCGAGCGAACCTACCTGACAGGGGTTCGCTCATCCGGTCACCCCGGGCAGGCGTCGGTTCTTGGGGCAATCCGGCTGATGGCAGCCAGAAGCAACCTGCACGTGAGCCGGGACCAGGGCGCGAACTGGGAGATCGCGACGCTTGAAGGCATTGGCTCTCCGTCAGTGACCGCACTCTTTCCCGAACCACGCACAGGCACCTGGTGGGCGGGCACCGCTTCGGACGGCCTGTACCGCAGCGATGACGGTGGCATTTCCTGGACATCGATGGGCTTTCGGGGGGAGCCCAACCTGTCAGCAATCACAACCGCGGGGTCACCGGATGAAGTGTGGCTCGGCACGACCGCCTCCGGCCTGCATCGCAGCACCGACGGCGGCCGCACCTGGACGCTGCTCCCGAACCCCGAATTGGGCGGTAGCATCCCGCACGGGTTTATCGACAATCTGGCCTACAACGCTGCAATCGGTGACGTGCTCACGACGTGGTCGCTCTGGGACGTGTTCTCCAGCCAGGACGGACAGTTCTTTTCCGCGCTCGGAGTGCCCGCCGGGTCCCGGATCGACCCACCGATCTGGGGTACACACCTGTCGCAGTCGGGGGCACTGTACGTAAGCATGCTCTATCCATTGGCCAATGACTGGGAGATTCTGCGCTGGCCGACCCCGGCATCCAGCACCTACGAGTCCGTCGGCGGGAAACTCCCCGCCGCTGCCGAACAGATTCTGGAGTCCGCCGGCGGTGCGCTGTTTGCGGGCATAGCCTTCCCGTTTGACAGAAGCCTTGGCCCGGCCGGCGTCTACCGCCTCGACCTGCCCGACACGACCTGGCGCGCCGTACTACCGGATGTGAATCCAGTGGAGATCGTCGAGACTCCCGACGGAGCGATCTGGGTGGCCTCCTGGGAGGGGGTGTTTCGCTCCGCGGACGGCTTTTTGTTTGAGCCGGCCGATGCGGGTTTGCCGGATTGCACGGAAACGCTGACATACGATGCGTTCTGGAGAGAGCTGCTTGCGGGCACGTGCCGCGGCGTGTACTCCATAGCCATCCCCTCCACCATTCGAGTCGATCCGGACCCCATCGCCCCGGCGCGGCTTTCCCTGTTTCCGAACCCGGCCGCGGAGCACGCAACCCTCCTGCTGGACCATCCTGGAGGTGAACTGACCGTGCACGTGTTTGACGTGTTGGGTCGGCGCCTGTCGCACTCCCGAAGCTGGCAGGGCGCAGGTGAGGTGCGCCACCCCATCGACCTGGCGGACTTTCCAGATGGCGTTTACTACGTACAGACCGAGTCTGCCGGAGCCGTTTCTGTGGTCGCAGGTGTCGTGGTTCGGTAG
- a CDS encoding S9 family peptidase produces MRPLVLLIALLTVPTASAQEVFLPRDVFELERATQPQISPDGSRIVYVRSGFDVMTDGSRTALWIINADGSGHRPLTDGTYGVSQPRWSPRGDRLAYVSSKDGRSQVYVRWMDTGDVAELTDLERGPSSLAWSPDGTRIALSMFVPNADPDIAVEMPRKPRGADWGPEWTFIDDINYRSDGRQGFVEQGGSQLFILPAEGGTPRQVTFGPQSHGGTPSWTPDGNALILSANRRADYEVEARDSEVYRLDLATGDLTALTDRYGPDASPRVSSNGQIAYRGYDDTYMGYMQNRLYVMDADGSGSRELLPEFDRSVGSAEWSADGRALYISYTDEGMGRVARVTLDGTLTTLNGNVGGLSIGRPYSGGQASFAGNGTYAFTSGTPQRPADLWVGAANGRTRQLTFLNEDLLGARELGEVEEIWYDSSFDDRRVHGWIITPPGFDPSQKYPLILEIHGGPFSSYGPHFSAEAQLYASKGYVVLYTNPRGSTSYGAEFGNLIHHAYPGNDYDDLISGVDAVLERGYVDENQLYVTGGSGGGVLTSWIIGKTDRFRAAVVQKPVINWYSFVLNADGLSTFWKYWFPGPPWEHQDHYMARSPISLIGNVTTPTMLITGEVDYRTPMSETEQYYGALKIKGVEASLVRVPDASHGIASRPSNLIAKTGHVLAWFDKYRATVQEASR; encoded by the coding sequence ATGCGCCCTCTTGTTCTGTTGATCGCTCTGCTCACCGTGCCGACGGCGAGCGCTCAGGAAGTATTTCTGCCGCGGGATGTATTCGAACTCGAACGCGCCACGCAGCCGCAGATTTCGCCGGACGGATCGCGCATTGTCTACGTACGCTCGGGCTTCGATGTGATGACTGACGGGTCCCGGACCGCGCTCTGGATCATCAACGCGGACGGCTCCGGGCATCGGCCTCTCACCGATGGGACCTACGGCGTATCCCAGCCGCGGTGGAGTCCTCGCGGAGATCGGCTGGCCTACGTATCCAGCAAGGACGGTCGCAGTCAGGTGTACGTGCGCTGGATGGATACGGGCGACGTGGCCGAGCTGACGGATCTCGAACGCGGACCTTCCAGTCTGGCCTGGTCTCCGGACGGCACCCGGATCGCACTCAGCATGTTCGTGCCGAATGCAGACCCGGATATCGCGGTCGAAATGCCCCGCAAGCCGCGCGGAGCGGACTGGGGTCCGGAGTGGACCTTCATCGATGACATCAACTACCGGAGTGACGGCAGGCAGGGGTTTGTGGAGCAGGGTGGCAGCCAGCTCTTCATCCTGCCCGCCGAAGGTGGCACCCCGCGGCAGGTCACGTTCGGCCCGCAAAGTCATGGCGGCACCCCGTCGTGGACTCCCGACGGCAACGCCTTGATACTCAGCGCCAACCGGCGGGCGGACTACGAAGTCGAGGCGCGCGATTCGGAGGTATATCGCCTGGACCTTGCTACCGGAGACCTCACCGCGCTTACCGATCGCTATGGCCCCGACGCCAGCCCGCGGGTCTCCAGCAACGGACAGATTGCCTATCGCGGCTACGATGACACGTACATGGGCTACATGCAGAACCGTCTGTACGTGATGGACGCGGACGGATCCGGAAGCCGCGAACTGCTTCCGGAGTTTGACCGCTCGGTAGGCAGCGCGGAGTGGTCGGCAGATGGACGCGCGTTGTACATCTCCTACACGGACGAGGGCATGGGGCGAGTCGCCCGGGTGACGCTTGACGGCACGTTGACGACGCTCAACGGCAATGTGGGCGGACTGTCCATCGGCCGTCCCTACTCAGGTGGTCAGGCCTCCTTTGCGGGCAACGGCACCTATGCATTTACCTCCGGCACCCCGCAACGACCGGCGGATCTGTGGGTAGGCGCCGCCAACGGGCGAACCCGGCAGCTGACGTTCCTGAATGAGGATCTGCTGGGAGCGCGTGAACTCGGTGAGGTGGAAGAAATCTGGTACGACTCCTCCTTCGACGACCGGCGTGTACACGGCTGGATCATCACCCCTCCCGGATTCGACCCATCGCAGAAGTATCCGCTCATTCTGGAGATCCACGGCGGACCGTTTTCCAGCTACGGACCGCACTTCTCAGCAGAAGCCCAACTCTACGCCTCCAAGGGCTACGTGGTGCTGTACACCAATCCACGGGGCTCGACCAGCTACGGCGCGGAGTTCGGCAACCTGATTCACCACGCCTATCCCGGCAATGACTACGATGATCTCATCAGCGGAGTGGATGCCGTACTGGAGCGCGGCTACGTGGACGAGAACCAACTGTACGTGACCGGGGGCTCCGGGGGTGGCGTGCTGACATCCTGGATCATCGGCAAGACAGACCGTTTCCGGGCCGCGGTGGTGCAGAAGCCCGTCATCAACTGGTACAGCTTCGTACTCAACGCGGACGGGCTGTCGACATTCTGGAAGTACTGGTTCCCCGGTCCGCCGTGGGAACACCAGGATCACTACATGGCCCGATCGCCCATTTCGCTCATCGGCAACGTGACGACACCCACCATGCTGATCACCGGAGAAGTGGACTACCGCACACCGATGTCGGAAACCGAGCAGTACTACGGCGCTCTCAAGATCAAGGGCGTTGAGGCCTCGCTGGTTCGGGTTCCTGATGCAAGCCACGGCATCGCGAGCCGACCCAGCAACCTGATTGCCAAGACCGGGCACGTGCTGGCCTGGTTTGACAAGTACCGGGCTACTGTTCAGGAGGCCAGCCGCTAG
- a CDS encoding DUF1648 domain-containing protein has product MDRSLYHAGNLLLLALLVGGSVFVFDTLPERVPIHYGIDGTPDRWTERSWFAWMLIPGLAVLLTGMMYGLARFMRRHPDHINTPDPKRYQQLSAEQKQTVVDQQMGMMWGITLAMNLMFVAIQWGGYQASIGVQDGLPLWSMLSIAAFVVVTMVLALRALTTSNKLIKTLSGAAQ; this is encoded by the coding sequence ATGGACAGATCACTCTACCACGCCGGCAACCTGTTGCTCCTGGCGCTGCTGGTCGGCGGCAGCGTCTTCGTGTTTGACACGCTCCCTGAGCGCGTGCCCATCCACTACGGGATCGATGGTACACCCGATCGGTGGACCGAACGGAGCTGGTTCGCATGGATGCTTATACCGGGTCTTGCGGTACTGCTGACGGGAATGATGTACGGACTCGCCCGATTCATGCGGCGGCACCCCGACCATATCAATACCCCTGACCCCAAGCGCTATCAGCAGCTGTCCGCTGAGCAGAAGCAGACAGTCGTGGATCAGCAAATGGGCATGATGTGGGGCATCACGCTGGCCATGAACCTCATGTTCGTCGCCATTCAATGGGGCGGCTACCAGGCGTCGATCGGAGTGCAGGACGGGCTGCCGCTCTGGTCGATGCTGTCGATCGCCGCCTTCGTCGTCGTAACCATGGTGCTGGCGCTGCGCGCCCTGACCACAAGCAACAAGCTCATAAAGACACTCTCCGGCGCCGCGCAGTAG
- a CDS encoding Spy/CpxP family protein refolding chaperone — protein sequence MRLTVFALGLLLVTPAVAQHDHGASPYVDLQSRAIKALSDQEIADLEAGNGMGFALPAELNGYPGPKHVLEMAETLRLTDPQLEQTQALFERMQTATQAMGKRLIALERDLDAAFAGRQIDEQQLVDLTSAAGAQRAAIRAEHLRAHLAMMDILTSEQVHQYRMARGYHGGH from the coding sequence ATGAGATTGACAGTATTCGCACTCGGCCTCCTGCTGGTCACTCCCGCCGTAGCCCAGCACGACCACGGCGCGAGCCCGTATGTGGACCTGCAATCGCGCGCCATCAAGGCGCTGAGTGACCAGGAGATTGCCGATCTGGAGGCCGGAAACGGTATGGGCTTCGCGCTGCCCGCAGAACTGAACGGGTATCCCGGCCCCAAACACGTGCTGGAGATGGCGGAGACGCTGAGGCTCACGGATCCGCAACTGGAGCAGACCCAAGCGCTGTTCGAGCGTATGCAGACCGCGACTCAGGCCATGGGCAAACGCCTCATCGCCCTCGAAAGAGACCTGGATGCTGCCTTCGCCGGGCGTCAGATTGATGAGCAGCAACTGGTGGATCTCACCAGCGCGGCCGGAGCCCAGCGAGCCGCGATCCGGGCGGAACACCTTCGCGCCCACCTCGCGATGATGGACATACTCACGTCCGAACAGGTCCACCAGTACAGGATGGCGCGCGGCTACCACGGCGGCCACTGA
- a CDS encoding calcium/sodium antiporter translates to MINDLGLILAGLVLLVSGAEGLVRGSSSLARRLGLTPLVIGLTVVAFGTSAPEMVVSVSAVLQGVGDIAVGNVVGSNIANIGLILGITALICPIPVSLSLLKLDAPVMILATLGVAGILLMGGVSFGAGAGLVVALGVYTAWNVRMARRTAPEEAAPFDEEIADRSASVGKDVLYLVAGFAALVLGARVLVDGASDFARGLGVSEATIGLTVVALGTSLPELAASIVAAIRKQTDIAVGNIIGSNIFNLLGILGTAAMVGPLAAPGISRLDLAAMVLLSVAVIPLIWTGRRLIRTEGAVLLALYVIYLILVWA, encoded by the coding sequence ATGATCAACGATCTCGGCCTCATCCTGGCAGGGCTTGTCCTGCTTGTCTCCGGCGCCGAAGGCCTGGTGCGCGGAAGCTCGTCGCTGGCCCGTCGCCTCGGACTTACTCCCCTCGTGATCGGCCTCACCGTTGTCGCGTTCGGAACCAGCGCGCCCGAGATGGTGGTCTCGGTGAGTGCCGTGCTGCAGGGCGTCGGCGACATCGCGGTGGGGAACGTGGTCGGATCCAATATTGCCAATATCGGACTGATTCTGGGGATAACTGCACTCATCTGTCCCATCCCGGTAAGCCTGTCCCTGCTCAAGCTGGACGCTCCGGTGATGATCCTTGCGACACTGGGCGTCGCGGGCATTCTTCTCATGGGCGGGGTCAGTTTCGGCGCTGGAGCCGGCCTCGTCGTTGCGCTCGGCGTGTACACCGCATGGAACGTGCGCATGGCGCGCCGCACAGCGCCAGAGGAAGCGGCGCCTTTTGACGAAGAGATCGCGGACCGCTCGGCGTCTGTCGGCAAGGACGTGCTCTATCTGGTGGCAGGTTTCGCTGCCCTTGTCCTCGGTGCCCGGGTGCTCGTGGACGGCGCGAGCGACTTTGCCCGCGGGCTGGGCGTGTCGGAGGCTACGATCGGCCTGACTGTGGTTGCTCTCGGGACCAGTCTCCCGGAGCTGGCGGCCTCCATTGTGGCCGCCATCCGGAAACAGACGGACATTGCGGTGGGCAACATCATCGGCTCCAACATTTTCAATCTGTTGGGCATCCTTGGCACCGCCGCCATGGTCGGTCCGCTCGCCGCACCCGGTATCTCCCGCCTGGATCTGGCAGCGATGGTGCTCCTGTCCGTGGCGGTCATCCCCCTGATCTGGACGGGACGTCGCCTGATCCGCACCGAGGGAGCGGTTCTGCTGGCGCTGTACGTGATCTATCTCATACTGGTCTGGGCTTGA
- a CDS encoding aminotransferase class I/II-fold pyridoxal phosphate-dependent enzyme, translated as MKPDTLLNQDPVHPHGAAAPPLHQTSTFGFDSWDAIDAAFDDRTGTAIYSRQMNPTVSLAEEKLAALAGAERARLFGSGMAAISAAILHCLSAGDHIITLTNVYGPARSFMSSYLPEKTGCRTTFVGGTVEDVREAWTDRTRLVYLESPSSAVFGLQDIEAVSGLAHERGARVIVDNTWATPVFQKTLALGADLEVHSASKYLCGHSDVVAGAVLGSRADLDALAVREGELLGAKMAPFEAWLMLRSLRTLPARMRQHQESAFRVAEYLEQHRAVRTVRYPGLPSFPQAELAARQMSGFTALMGFQLATDDIARVKRFFDGLRLFNRAVSWGGHDSLVYAPAISYAKEHAPERFAEMGISAGDIRISVGLEDAEDLIADLEQALSRI; from the coding sequence GTGAAACCAGACACGCTGCTCAACCAGGACCCTGTGCATCCGCACGGGGCTGCCGCGCCGCCGCTGCACCAGACGTCGACCTTCGGATTCGATAGCTGGGATGCGATTGATGCGGCGTTTGACGACCGCACGGGCACCGCCATCTACTCCCGGCAGATGAATCCCACGGTCAGCCTGGCCGAAGAAAAACTCGCGGCGCTGGCGGGCGCCGAGCGGGCGCGCCTGTTTGGAAGTGGGATGGCGGCCATTTCGGCGGCCATTCTTCACTGCCTCTCAGCCGGTGACCACATCATCACCCTAACGAACGTCTATGGTCCGGCCAGGTCGTTCATGAGCAGCTATCTGCCCGAAAAAACGGGCTGTCGCACCACCTTTGTGGGAGGCACGGTTGAGGATGTCCGTGAGGCCTGGACAGACCGCACCCGGCTGGTCTACCTGGAGTCGCCGTCGAGCGCCGTGTTCGGCCTCCAGGATATCGAGGCTGTGTCCGGGCTTGCCCATGAGCGCGGCGCCCGCGTCATCGTGGACAATACATGGGCCACGCCCGTCTTCCAGAAAACCCTGGCCCTGGGAGCAGACCTGGAGGTGCACAGTGCTTCCAAGTATCTGTGTGGACACAGCGACGTAGTGGCAGGTGCCGTGCTCGGATCCCGGGCGGACCTGGACGCGCTGGCCGTTCGCGAGGGCGAACTTCTCGGCGCCAAAATGGCCCCGTTTGAAGCATGGCTGATGCTTCGCAGTCTGCGCACGCTTCCCGCCCGCATGCGGCAACACCAGGAAAGCGCGTTCCGAGTCGCCGAGTACCTGGAACAGCACAGGGCCGTTCGGACCGTGCGTTACCCTGGGCTGCCCTCCTTCCCGCAGGCCGAACTGGCGGCTCGACAGATGTCCGGGTTCACTGCGCTGATGGGTTTCCAATTGGCTACGGATGACATCGCCCGGGTGAAGCGGTTCTTCGATGGGCTCCGCCTGTTCAACCGCGCCGTATCCTGGGGCGGCCACGACAGCCTGGTATACGCCCCCGCCATTTCCTACGCGAAGGAGCATGCGCCCGAGCGATTTGCGGAAATGGGCATCTCGGCGGGAGACATCCGCATTTCCGTCGGCCTGGAGGATGCGGAAGACTTGATTGCGGACCTTGAGCAAGCTCTGAGCCGCATCTGA